In Actinoplanes derwentensis, the following proteins share a genomic window:
- a CDS encoding ATP-binding protein, with product MTDQTSWLPERVAAAEREVGGTFDLTECVQEPIHLLGGIQSYGALIAIQAGHIAVVSENAEKMLGLAGLSGSPATRLIDAAQLATLEGLADADTGQTAMMPVQTTVEAGSGRFDVTLHRSCGMLVLEFEPGGSAQDFPMIYSPIRQALMRLQMAGTVLEACRAAVREIRAITGYDRVVAYRFESDNGPGEVIAEDVTGDWEQWLGLWFPATDIPPQARRLYERNWIRVIADVDDETVRLSPPTLAETGAPLDLSMSVLRTVSPFHLEYLRNIQVRSSMSVSLLAGGKLWGLIACHGREVNALGPQVRSACEFFGVALSLHLAALQERDETGVRDRSRGVISRLLEGYSDGPVGTWPMDRDGLLGLIPCEAVAVRVGGEIAAHGAAPDPEALAALLAELPVPPFGEVWHTDRLAEDLPAAAALAPSVAGVLILPSGAPGDCIVWLRGERTVSRRWAADPDVPVTLGPHGSRLTPRGSTAVFLASVRGRATRWTVTDLAMAVELGRTVVGIAVTHARRVSALNVELTRSNVDLDSFAHAAAHDLKEPLRGIANTATFITEDAADGLDEVTARRLASIQRLAERMDELLNSLLYYSRLGRTELHRADLDLREAVLRAMVVAGPRLREAGVSVILPDRGVTVAADPVLFDQVLVNLLVNAAKYAHSEGPRRVTVSGGPDLMVRDNGIGMPPHLRQQAFQLFRRLHPAGTFEGSGAGLAIVRRVVERHGGQVWAEESPGGGTTIRASFPAGRDLQ from the coding sequence GTGACCGATCAGACGTCCTGGCTGCCGGAACGGGTCGCCGCCGCCGAGCGTGAGGTCGGCGGCACCTTCGACCTGACCGAGTGTGTGCAGGAACCCATCCACCTGCTCGGCGGGATCCAATCGTACGGCGCGCTGATCGCCATCCAGGCCGGCCACATCGCCGTGGTCAGCGAGAACGCCGAGAAGATGCTCGGCCTGGCAGGGCTGTCCGGCAGCCCGGCGACCCGCCTGATCGACGCCGCGCAGCTCGCGACCCTGGAGGGGCTGGCCGACGCGGACACCGGGCAGACCGCGATGATGCCGGTGCAGACCACCGTGGAGGCCGGATCGGGCCGGTTCGACGTGACCCTGCACCGGTCCTGCGGGATGCTGGTGCTGGAGTTCGAGCCGGGCGGCTCGGCCCAGGACTTCCCGATGATCTACTCGCCGATCCGGCAGGCCCTGATGCGCCTGCAGATGGCCGGCACGGTCCTGGAGGCGTGCCGGGCGGCGGTGCGCGAGATCCGGGCGATCACCGGATACGACCGGGTGGTCGCCTACCGGTTCGAGAGCGACAACGGGCCGGGCGAGGTGATCGCCGAGGACGTGACCGGCGACTGGGAGCAGTGGCTGGGCCTGTGGTTCCCGGCGACCGACATCCCGCCGCAGGCGCGCCGGCTCTACGAGCGCAACTGGATCCGGGTGATCGCCGACGTCGACGACGAGACGGTCCGGCTGTCGCCGCCGACGCTGGCGGAGACCGGGGCCCCGCTGGACCTGTCGATGTCGGTGCTGCGGACGGTGTCGCCGTTCCACCTGGAGTACCTGCGCAACATCCAGGTCCGGTCGTCGATGTCGGTGTCGCTGCTGGCCGGCGGCAAGCTGTGGGGACTGATCGCCTGCCACGGGCGGGAGGTGAACGCGCTGGGCCCGCAGGTGCGGTCGGCGTGCGAGTTCTTCGGGGTGGCGCTGTCGCTGCACCTGGCGGCACTGCAGGAGCGGGACGAGACCGGAGTTCGGGACCGGTCCCGCGGAGTGATCTCCCGGCTGCTGGAGGGCTATTCGGACGGCCCGGTGGGGACCTGGCCGATGGACCGGGACGGTCTGCTCGGCCTGATCCCGTGCGAGGCGGTGGCTGTCCGCGTCGGCGGCGAGATCGCGGCGCACGGTGCCGCTCCGGACCCGGAGGCTCTCGCGGCGCTGCTCGCCGAGTTGCCGGTGCCGCCGTTCGGCGAGGTGTGGCACACCGACCGGCTCGCCGAGGACCTGCCCGCGGCGGCGGCTCTCGCGCCGTCGGTGGCGGGGGTGCTGATCCTGCCGTCCGGCGCGCCCGGCGACTGCATCGTGTGGTTGCGCGGCGAGCGGACGGTGTCGCGGCGGTGGGCGGCCGACCCGGACGTGCCGGTGACGCTGGGCCCGCACGGCAGCCGGCTGACCCCGCGCGGTTCGACGGCGGTGTTCCTGGCGTCGGTGCGGGGCCGGGCTACCCGGTGGACGGTGACCGATCTGGCGATGGCCGTCGAGCTGGGCCGGACCGTCGTCGGGATCGCGGTGACGCACGCCCGCCGGGTGTCGGCGCTCAACGTCGAACTGACCCGCAGCAACGTGGACCTGGACTCGTTCGCGCACGCGGCCGCCCACGATCTGAAGGAACCGCTGCGCGGGATCGCGAACACCGCCACGTTCATCACCGAGGACGCCGCCGACGGTTTGGACGAGGTGACCGCCCGGCGCCTGGCCTCCATCCAGCGGCTCGCCGAACGCATGGACGAACTGCTCAACTCGCTGCTCTACTACTCCCGGCTGGGACGGACCGAACTGCATCGCGCCGACCTGGACCTGCGGGAGGCGGTGCTGCGGGCGATGGTGGTGGCCGGGCCGCGGCTGCGGGAGGCGGGCGTGTCGGTGATCCTGCCCGATCGGGGTGTCACGGTCGCCGCCGACCCGGTGCTGTTCGACCAGGTGCTGGTGAACCTGCTGGTGAACGCGGCGAAGTACGCCCACTCCGAAGGGCCGCGGCGGGTCACCGTCTCCGGCGGCCCGGACCTGATGGTCCGCGACAACGGCATCGGCATGCCACCGCACCTACGGCAGCAGGCGTTTCAGCTGTTCCGCCGCCTGCACCCGGCCGGCACCTTCGAGGGTTCGGGCGCCGGCCTGGCGATCGTGCGCCGCGTCGTGGAGCGGCACGGCGGTCAGGTCTGGGCGGAGGAGTCCCCCGGCGGCGGCACCACCATCCGCGCGTCGTTCCCGGCCGGGCGCGACCTCCAATAA
- a CDS encoding response regulator: MSLRADDLVFVVEDSDEDVEAIGRAIGRSHPGTRLEFFRSGAAALSRFAEGTERPWLALLDLNMPGESGLDVLRGVRADRDLDGVTVVVFTSSENQDEADACFAAGADSYIYKPINFALFQSVLSQTLDYWRSRPAGNDARMVVPPPGDSSAQT, from the coding sequence ATGAGCCTTCGGGCCGATGACCTGGTCTTCGTGGTCGAGGACAGCGACGAGGACGTGGAGGCCATCGGACGGGCGATCGGCCGATCACATCCGGGCACGCGCCTCGAGTTCTTCCGGTCCGGGGCGGCCGCGCTGTCCCGGTTCGCCGAGGGGACGGAGCGGCCCTGGCTGGCGCTGCTCGACCTGAACATGCCCGGCGAGAGCGGCCTCGACGTGCTCCGCGGTGTCCGGGCCGACCGGGATCTCGACGGGGTGACGGTGGTGGTGTTCACGTCGTCGGAGAACCAGGACGAGGCGGACGCCTGCTTCGCCGCCGGGGCCGACTCGTACATCTACAAGCCGATCAATTTCGCCCTGTTCCAGAGTGTGCTCAGCCAGACCCTCGATTATTGGAGGTCGCGCCCGGCCGGGAACGACGCGCGGATGGTGGTGCCGCCGCCGGGGGACTCCTCCGCCCAGACCTGA
- a CDS encoding AbfB domain-containing protein, producing MTDQGPGPARPSGTVYGSGGPAAPSDGLPRFVPIAVGAGGVAVLLLAWAAWNSITGEKDPAVAATATAATTPAAAQPSAAEPAKPLLGAGEWQLSPLGDENTYLTVSGDFAKMSPADPATVTVVAGLGDEACFSFRLSDGRFLRHFDYRLRFDASDDSDLFRADATFCQESGTDAGTIRLRSKNYPDYRIHQRKDASLYIDKPEGAAFDGESSFMVQTPA from the coding sequence ATGACCGACCAGGGCCCCGGGCCGGCGCGCCCGTCCGGCACCGTCTACGGCAGTGGCGGTCCGGCCGCACCGAGCGACGGGCTGCCCCGGTTCGTGCCGATCGCCGTCGGGGCCGGCGGCGTCGCGGTGCTCCTGCTGGCCTGGGCCGCGTGGAACAGCATCACCGGCGAGAAGGACCCGGCCGTGGCCGCGACGGCCACCGCCGCCACCACCCCGGCCGCGGCGCAACCGTCCGCGGCCGAACCGGCGAAACCGCTGCTCGGCGCCGGCGAGTGGCAGCTGTCCCCGCTCGGTGACGAGAACACCTATCTGACGGTGAGCGGGGACTTCGCGAAGATGTCCCCGGCCGACCCGGCGACAGTGACCGTGGTCGCGGGCCTGGGCGACGAGGCGTGCTTCTCGTTCCGGCTGTCCGACGGCCGGTTCCTGCGGCACTTCGACTACCGGCTGCGTTTCGACGCCTCCGACGATTCCGACCTGTTCCGGGCGGACGCCACGTTCTGCCAGGAGTCCGGCACCGATGCGGGCACCATCCGGCTGCGGTCCAAGAACTACCCGGACTACCGGATCCATCAGCGCAAGGACGCCTCGCTCTACATCGACAAGCCGGAGGGTGCGGCGTTCGACGGCGAGAGCTCGTTCATGGTCCAGACGCCGGCCTGA
- a CDS encoding PP2C family protein-serine/threonine phosphatase: MRNSDSGWAAALHRMWTSVGRIGARDDLAELILPPLQALPGVVAVWGLRHDPAGDGVLEYRWTGVPLEGDFRDLARRWGAEPETVIPDGLYGLGVTTVLRARFDLAGEAAGTIMVLAGDSADLDLVGTCLGQVIEVTREAIRLLVVRRSERAQQTRDALLAEASLQMDAVLDTKQTMQRVPRMAVPAIAEGCLVFVTEDGKPVLRSSVHVDMRRLNGLLADPAARDHLAHLVGQAIQGAEVPAPDAALLATRTADVQVLRARGEVVGALVFLFDREDAAVPPPSFLRDLASRAALAIDNGTRYERRRRDVVTMQQHLLPTRLPDVDGLSVAAVYLVGDRILEVGGDFYDMVVCDDGSVAALIGDVCGRGVDAAALTGMARHTLAALLQEGASPARAISRLNARLRLDGSWRFVTAGVARLEQRGDGVTVQWTSAGHPAPVLVRRGGRIERATGGGTALGIVADPRIGCSEIHLAPGDTMIIFTDGLSESRDPDGTMFEDRALGETLERLRDRPIDVLVHELSRAAAAFDGAGTDDIAILGIHVEGNTDEPSGR, from the coding sequence GTGCGGAATTCCGATTCGGGGTGGGCCGCAGCCCTGCACCGGATGTGGACTTCGGTGGGGCGGATCGGTGCTCGGGACGATCTGGCCGAGTTGATTCTGCCGCCGTTGCAGGCGCTGCCGGGCGTGGTCGCGGTGTGGGGGTTGCGGCACGATCCGGCCGGCGACGGTGTCCTGGAGTACCGGTGGACCGGTGTGCCCCTGGAGGGCGACTTCCGTGACCTGGCCCGCCGCTGGGGAGCCGAGCCGGAGACCGTGATACCGGACGGTCTGTACGGCCTCGGGGTGACCACGGTCCTGCGGGCCCGTTTCGACCTGGCCGGCGAGGCCGCCGGGACGATCATGGTGCTGGCCGGTGACTCGGCAGACCTCGATCTCGTCGGGACCTGTCTCGGCCAGGTCATCGAGGTGACCCGGGAGGCGATCCGGCTGCTCGTGGTGCGGCGGTCCGAGCGGGCCCAGCAGACCCGGGACGCCCTGCTCGCCGAGGCGTCCCTGCAGATGGACGCGGTCCTCGACACCAAGCAGACGATGCAGCGGGTGCCGCGGATGGCGGTTCCGGCGATCGCCGAGGGATGCCTGGTCTTCGTGACCGAGGACGGCAAACCGGTGCTGCGCAGTTCGGTGCACGTCGACATGCGCCGCCTCAACGGGCTGCTCGCCGACCCGGCCGCCCGGGATCATCTGGCACATCTGGTCGGCCAGGCCATCCAGGGTGCCGAGGTCCCCGCCCCCGACGCCGCGCTGCTGGCCACCCGTACCGCCGATGTGCAGGTGTTGCGCGCCCGCGGTGAGGTGGTCGGCGCCCTGGTCTTCCTCTTCGACCGGGAGGACGCGGCGGTCCCGCCGCCGTCGTTCCTCCGCGACCTCGCCTCCCGGGCGGCACTCGCCATCGACAACGGCACCCGTTACGAGCGGCGGCGCCGCGACGTGGTGACCATGCAGCAGCATCTGCTGCCGACCCGCCTGCCCGACGTCGACGGGCTCTCGGTGGCCGCCGTCTACCTGGTCGGCGACCGGATCCTCGAGGTCGGCGGCGACTTCTACGACATGGTGGTCTGTGACGACGGCAGCGTCGCCGCGCTGATCGGGGACGTCTGCGGCCGGGGTGTCGACGCGGCCGCCCTGACCGGGATGGCCCGGCACACCCTCGCCGCCCTGCTCCAGGAGGGTGCGTCACCGGCCCGGGCGATCAGCCGGCTCAACGCCCGGCTGCGGCTGGACGGCTCCTGGCGGTTCGTCACCGCGGGTGTCGCCCGCCTGGAACAGCGCGGCGACGGGGTGACCGTGCAGTGGACGTCGGCCGGGCATCCGGCACCGGTGCTGGTCCGGCGGGGCGGCCGGATCGAACGCGCCACCGGCGGTGGGACCGCGCTCGGCATCGTCGCCGACCCCCGGATCGGGTGTTCCGAGATCCACCTGGCGCCGGGCGACACCATGATCATTTTTACCGACGGGTTGTCCGAGAGTCGTGACCCCGACGGCACGATGTTCGAGGACCGGGCTCTCGGGGAAACCCTGGAGCGGTTGCGTGACCGGCCGATCGACGTCCTCGTCCACGAGTTGAGCCGGGCGGCGGCGGCCTTCGACGGCGCGGGCACCGACGACATCGCCATTCTGGGGATCCATGTTGAGGGGAACACCGATGAGCCTTCGGGCCGATGA
- a CDS encoding glycoside hydrolase family 2 TIM barrel-domain containing protein: MRSVWKAGLGERRGPGEGESGLRRGSRRRLFGSAGATAGRARGGYLALLLVVGLLTVPAGAAYAVDDVYRYLEDPQMTGEGQEAPHADLRPYGDVASAVRDTTEHSAGSPFVASLNGGWRMRLFDRPEDVPAGFEAAGYDTSSWPRVSVPHTWQSDFIDHPMFRNIPEEIWPDSPPSVPKDVNPTGAYVRSFDVPTNWDGGRVVLRFEGVTSGYFVWVNGAYVGYDQGGYTPAEFDVTAKLKPGRNSIAVQVHRWGVGSYLEDFDQWRYSGIFRDVWMYRTERVYLHDAYVTTDLDENYRDATLNARVDVAGAAAGYTVRGTLRDAAGKTVATGNEKVPTPSEGTGAPGRQNAGQSRVMLRAMVSEPAKWTADEPNLYSLALELVAPDGHVAHVTAQAVGFREIEIRDKQLLVNGKRILVKGVNRAETDPDTGRHVTREAQRDDVFLMKKLHVNAVRTSHYPSDPYLYDLADKYGLWVDDEVDIETHSRENCPSNCLASKPEWQAAFADRFQAMVARDKNHPSVFLWDTGNEAGLGTAHYSMADWARANDPTRPLYHQSNSPDGDAPFADVSGPRYPTPASLENKARTGTKPIIMGEYAHAMGNSMGNFDEFWAIARRQPSMQGGFIWDWAEQDLRQPLIVTPDSSGNRIQAFLVGKPSTVDGQLDKGSQHDEDGQHDEDGRRDKAVDLSSLDDFVNVFRDARLDLTAAVTLDAWVKPGLWAGSLPIVTKGQAYALQMRDQDTLEFRVNAGGSVAVAVDVPEDFYGSWHRVTGTYDGAVLRLFLDGAEVASMARTGPIDPGLYEVNIGRNAETQQDDLKVRTGRAAVDDVRIYGRALTPEQLRADPYRQAVLALDLDRFERRGDFLSLGLSLSGTDGMVSSDRVLQPETEEVAWAHSPVRFSAVDAGSGRVTVTNEQTAGTLRLRLEWSLTEIDRKLRGGTKILTLAPGQTIDLDLDVEMANPEDRERWLNLAVTTTEDLPWARRGWVFAREQFAVGGRVVPGILPGPSTGKAPTIKKDGETITVRGDGWRYRFAGGTLTSMSADGRELLKAGPELDVYRPPTSNETYGWGTADRNVWHEVGLDRLTTTVDGVSASTEGSQAVITVRSTAAAPGLDSVFAVGQTLRYRIDSRGTLTLDHQVRPRGTRASALPYLPRVGVAVKVPDSLDEFSWYGTGPHETYNDRNSGATVNVWTSDVDDQYVQYARPQANGNHTGTRWAALTDGNRAGLLVGSPDGGSLDVSVSEYDELARAEYAHQLPFVRNAGWITLHAGTGETGMGETPNSVLAPYRLSPTREYDYSLVLRPLPGGRLPDSKAAAPCPPDVALTTDGEITAGAAETVSVQVTARCAAGLRNVTAALDVPEGWQVTPAVADLGDVVAGVPETAGFTVIAPVGTDWGRHALTASVSSTTPAGFLSTTTAAAVMRTPLPQGSVWVSDLAFLETRNGWGPVERDRSNAEQAAGDGRPLTLGGVVYDKGLGVHAVSAVAVDLAGRGCTTFRADVGVDDESGSAGSVTFEVWVDGVLRASTGRLTGSADAQPVSADVTGGSRLELRVTDAGDGNGNDHGDWGAARLLCTTS; the protein is encoded by the coding sequence ATGAGGAGCGTGTGGAAAGCCGGTCTGGGTGAACGGCGGGGCCCTGGTGAGGGCGAGTCCGGTCTGAGGCGGGGTTCGAGGCGACGGCTTTTCGGCTCGGCGGGGGCCACGGCCGGTCGGGCCCGTGGCGGCTACCTGGCGCTTCTGCTGGTGGTGGGGCTGTTGACGGTGCCCGCTGGTGCCGCGTACGCCGTTGACGATGTGTATCGGTATCTCGAAGATCCGCAGATGACCGGGGAAGGGCAGGAGGCGCCGCACGCTGACCTGCGGCCCTACGGGGACGTGGCCTCCGCCGTGCGGGACACCACGGAGCACTCGGCCGGGTCGCCGTTTGTGGCCAGCCTCAACGGGGGCTGGCGGATGAGGCTCTTCGACCGGCCGGAGGATGTGCCGGCCGGGTTCGAGGCGGCGGGCTACGACACGTCGTCGTGGCCGAGGGTGTCGGTGCCGCACACCTGGCAGTCCGACTTCATCGATCATCCGATGTTCCGCAACATTCCGGAGGAGATCTGGCCGGACAGCCCGCCGTCGGTGCCCAAGGACGTCAACCCGACCGGTGCGTACGTGCGCTCGTTCGACGTGCCGACGAACTGGGACGGCGGCCGGGTCGTCCTCCGCTTCGAGGGCGTGACCAGCGGATACTTCGTCTGGGTCAACGGCGCCTACGTCGGGTACGACCAGGGCGGCTACACACCGGCCGAGTTCGACGTCACCGCGAAGCTGAAGCCGGGCCGCAACTCGATAGCCGTTCAGGTGCACCGTTGGGGCGTCGGCTCCTACCTGGAGGACTTCGACCAGTGGCGGTACAGCGGCATCTTCCGTGACGTATGGATGTACCGAACCGAACGTGTGTATCTACACGATGCATACGTCACCACGGATCTCGACGAGAACTATCGCGACGCGACCCTCAACGCCCGGGTGGACGTGGCCGGGGCCGCTGCTGGCTACACCGTGCGGGGTACGCTGCGTGACGCCGCCGGGAAGACGGTAGCCACCGGGAACGAGAAGGTCCCCACCCCGAGCGAGGGGACCGGTGCGCCCGGGCGGCAGAACGCCGGGCAGAGCCGGGTGATGTTGCGAGCGATGGTCTCGGAGCCGGCGAAGTGGACGGCTGATGAGCCGAACCTCTACAGCCTCGCCCTGGAGCTCGTTGCGCCGGACGGGCATGTCGCGCATGTCACCGCGCAAGCTGTGGGATTTCGGGAGATCGAGATTCGGGACAAGCAGCTGCTGGTCAACGGCAAGCGGATCCTGGTCAAGGGGGTGAACCGGGCCGAGACTGATCCGGACACCGGGCGGCACGTCACCCGTGAGGCTCAGCGGGACGATGTCTTCCTGATGAAGAAGCTGCACGTCAACGCGGTTCGGACGAGTCACTATCCGTCCGATCCCTATCTTTACGACCTGGCTGACAAGTACGGGCTGTGGGTTGACGACGAAGTCGACATCGAGACCCACTCGCGGGAGAACTGTCCCAGCAACTGTCTGGCGTCCAAGCCGGAATGGCAGGCGGCGTTCGCCGACCGGTTCCAGGCGATGGTGGCACGGGACAAGAATCATCCCAGCGTCTTTCTGTGGGATACCGGTAACGAGGCTGGGCTGGGTACCGCCCACTACTCGATGGCGGATTGGGCCCGCGCCAACGATCCGACCCGGCCGCTCTACCACCAGTCCAACTCGCCGGACGGGGACGCGCCGTTCGCTGATGTCAGCGGACCGCGCTATCCCACGCCGGCGTCGCTGGAGAACAAGGCCCGGACCGGGACCAAACCGATCATCATGGGCGAGTACGCGCACGCCATGGGCAACAGCATGGGCAACTTCGACGAGTTCTGGGCGATCGCTCGCAGGCAGCCGTCGATGCAGGGCGGCTTCATCTGGGACTGGGCCGAACAGGACCTGCGACAGCCTCTGATCGTCACCCCGGACTCGTCCGGCAACCGCATCCAGGCGTTCCTGGTCGGCAAGCCGTCGACTGTTGACGGTCAACTCGACAAGGGCAGTCAACATGATGAGGACGGTCAACATGATGAGGACGGTCGACGGGACAAGGCTGTTGATCTGTCCAGCCTCGATGACTTCGTCAATGTCTTTCGGGACGCGCGGCTTGACCTGACTGCGGCGGTCACCCTGGACGCGTGGGTGAAGCCGGGGCTTTGGGCCGGCAGCCTGCCTATCGTCACCAAGGGGCAGGCCTACGCGCTGCAGATGCGGGATCAGGACACCCTGGAGTTCCGGGTGAACGCCGGGGGATCCGTGGCGGTCGCGGTCGACGTGCCGGAGGACTTCTACGGCTCGTGGCATCGGGTTACCGGGACGTACGACGGGGCGGTCTTGAGGTTGTTCCTTGACGGCGCCGAGGTCGCGTCGATGGCGCGGACGGGTCCGATCGACCCTGGACTTTACGAGGTCAACATCGGGCGTAACGCTGAAACCCAGCAAGATGATCTGAAGGTGCGGACCGGGCGGGCGGCAGTCGACGACGTGCGGATCTACGGCCGGGCGCTGACGCCGGAACAGTTGCGGGCCGACCCGTACCGGCAAGCGGTCCTTGCTCTGGATCTTGACCGATTCGAACGGCGGGGTGACTTTCTCAGTCTCGGGTTGAGCCTGTCCGGCACCGACGGCATGGTCAGTTCCGACCGGGTTCTGCAGCCGGAGACCGAGGAGGTGGCCTGGGCGCACTCGCCGGTCCGGTTCAGCGCTGTCGATGCGGGCTCCGGCCGGGTCACGGTCACCAACGAGCAGACCGCGGGCACCTTGCGCCTGCGGCTGGAGTGGTCGTTGACCGAGATCGATCGCAAACTGCGCGGCGGTACGAAAATCCTGACCCTGGCTCCGGGGCAGACCATCGACCTGGACCTCGATGTGGAGATGGCCAACCCGGAGGACCGGGAGCGGTGGCTGAACCTGGCGGTGACGACGACCGAGGATCTGCCGTGGGCGCGACGGGGCTGGGTCTTCGCCAGGGAACAGTTCGCGGTCGGCGGGCGGGTCGTGCCGGGCATTCTTCCCGGACCGTCCACCGGGAAGGCGCCGACGATCAAAAAGGACGGCGAGACGATCACGGTACGTGGGGACGGCTGGCGTTACCGATTCGCCGGTGGCACGCTCACCTCGATGTCGGCCGACGGTCGTGAGTTGCTGAAAGCCGGCCCGGAACTCGACGTCTATCGGCCTCCTACCAGCAACGAGACCTATGGGTGGGGGACCGCTGACCGCAACGTCTGGCACGAGGTGGGACTCGACCGTCTCACCACCACCGTTGACGGGGTGTCGGCTAGCACCGAGGGCAGCCAGGCGGTGATCACCGTCCGTAGCACCGCTGCGGCTCCGGGGCTGGACAGTGTGTTCGCTGTCGGCCAGACGCTGCGCTACCGCATCGACTCCCGGGGCACCCTCACTCTCGACCATCAGGTGCGGCCGCGCGGGACCCGGGCGAGTGCCCTGCCCTATCTGCCGCGCGTGGGTGTGGCGGTGAAGGTTCCGGATTCGCTGGACGAGTTCAGTTGGTACGGCACCGGTCCGCACGAGACCTACAACGACCGCAACAGCGGCGCGACCGTCAATGTATGGACCAGTGATGTTGACGATCAATACGTTCAGTACGCACGTCCACAGGCGAACGGCAATCACACCGGCACCCGCTGGGCCGCCCTCACCGACGGTAACCGCGCCGGACTGCTGGTCGGTTCCCCGGACGGTGGTTCGCTGGACGTGAGTGTCAGTGAGTACGACGAACTGGCCCGTGCCGAGTACGCCCACCAACTGCCGTTCGTGCGCAACGCCGGATGGATCACCCTGCACGCGGGCACCGGCGAGACCGGGATGGGGGAGACGCCGAACTCGGTGCTGGCGCCCTACCGGTTGTCGCCGACCCGGGAGTACGACTACTCGCTGGTCCTGCGCCCGCTGCCGGGTGGAAGGCTGCCGGATTCGAAGGCCGCCGCCCCCTGCCCGCCGGACGTGGCACTCACCACCGACGGCGAAATCACGGCCGGGGCCGCCGAAACGGTGTCCGTGCAGGTCACCGCCCGGTGCGCGGCCGGGCTGCGAAACGTCACCGCGGCTCTCGACGTACCCGAAGGCTGGCAGGTCACCCCGGCCGTCGCTGACCTGGGTGACGTGGTGGCGGGGGTGCCGGAGACGGCCGGCTTCACCGTGATCGCGCCGGTCGGCACCGACTGGGGTCGGCACGCGCTGACAGCATCGGTGTCGTCGACCACGCCAGCCGGTTTCCTCAGCACCACGACGGCTGCCGCAGTCATGCGTACGCCGCTGCCGCAAGGGTCTGTCTGGGTCAGTGACCTGGCCTTCCTGGAGACGCGGAACGGGTGGGGGCCGGTCGAGCGGGACCGTAGCAACGCCGAACAAGCAGCGGGAGACGGCCGCCCGCTGACTCTGGGCGGTGTCGTCTACGACAAGGGGCTCGGTGTGCACGCGGTCTCGGCGGTGGCCGTCGACCTGGCGGGGCGTGGCTGCACCACCTTCCGGGCCGACGTGGGTGTCGACGACGAATCCGGCTCGGCGGGGTCGGTCACGTTCGAGGTCTGGGTGGACGGCGTTCTCCGGGCGTCCACCGGCCGGCTGACCGGATCCGCCGACGCTCAACCGGTCAGCGCCGACGTCACCGGCGGTAGCCGTCTGGAACTGCGGGTGACCGACGCGGGGGACGGCAACGGCAACGACCACGGTGACTGGGGTGCCGCCCGGCTCCTGTGCACGACGTCCTGA
- a CDS encoding TetR/AcrR family transcriptional regulator: MSAPSVGRPRSGARRLPTASARDEILDAAAELFAQRGYAATSTRLIAERVGIRQASLYYHFDNKETVLAELLEATVRPSLDYAGEITGQGLEPAAALHALVRYDVGVLLGARWNVGILYALPEVASEPFTRFRQERERLRYAYRTLVSACGGHLDNPEITGDLVFGLVESVIGMRRDLDDLPATEVLQGIVAAAALRLVGRAPGV; the protein is encoded by the coding sequence GTGAGCGCCCCCTCCGTCGGCCGGCCCCGCTCCGGCGCCCGGCGACTGCCGACCGCCAGTGCCCGCGACGAGATCCTCGACGCGGCGGCCGAACTGTTCGCCCAGCGCGGCTACGCGGCCACCTCCACCCGGCTGATCGCCGAACGGGTCGGGATCCGGCAGGCGTCGCTCTACTACCACTTCGACAACAAGGAGACGGTCCTCGCCGAACTGCTCGAAGCCACTGTCCGGCCGTCGCTCGACTACGCCGGCGAGATCACCGGCCAGGGACTGGAACCGGCCGCCGCCCTGCACGCACTGGTCCGCTACGACGTCGGGGTGCTGCTCGGCGCCCGCTGGAACGTCGGCATCCTCTACGCGCTGCCCGAGGTCGCCAGCGAACCCTTCACCCGGTTCCGGCAGGAGCGAGAACGGCTTCGGTACGCGTACCGCACGCTGGTCTCCGCCTGCGGTGGCCACCTGGACAACCCGGAGATCACCGGCGACCTGGTGTTCGGCCTGGTAGAGAGCGTCATCGGGATGCGCCGCGACCTCGACGACCTGCCCGCCACCGAAGTCCTGCAGGGCATCGTCGCCGCCGCCGCGCTGCGCCTGGTCGGGCGGGCCCCCGGCGTGTAG